Proteins encoded together in one Microbacterium sp. zg-Y625 window:
- a CDS encoding DUF5302 domain-containing protein, translated as MSTDDTSAASEEMKRKFKEALDKKNAHTRNGEAHLDGDSAVHGAHGAVTRREFRRKSG; from the coding sequence ATGAGCACCGATGACACGTCCGCAGCCTCCGAGGAGATGAAGCGCAAGTTCAAGGAGGCGCTCGACAAGAAGAACGCACACACCCGCAACGGTGAGGCGCACCTTGACGGCGACTCCGCCGTGCACGGCGCCCACGGCGCCGTGACCCGCCGCGAGTTCCGCCGCAAGAGCGGCTGA
- a CDS encoding polyribonucleotide nucleotidyltransferase — MEGPEITAAEAVLDNGRFGTRTIRFETGRLAQQAQGAVAAYLDEETMLLSATSAGKHPREGFDFFPLTVDVEERSYAAGKIPGSFFRREGRPSTEAILVCRLIDRPLRPSFVEGLRNEVQIVVTVLSIAPGEYYDALAINAASLSTQISGLPFSGPIAGVRLALMPGHGEHADQWIAFPKVEQMEEAVFDLIVAGRVLPDGDVAIMMVEAEATENSWNLIKAGAIKPSEEIVAQGLEAAKPFIKELVGAQNVVANTAAKEIKQFPVFLPYSQETYDFVSARAHDSLVPIYQIADKQERQNADDELKERVKAELIAATEAGELPAAAPLEFSAAYKSVTKKIVRDRILSEGVRMDGRGLADIRPLDAEVQVIPRVHGSAIFQRGETQILGVTTLNMLKMEQQIDSLSPTTSKRYMHHYNFPPYSTGETGRVGSPKRREIGHGFLAERALVPVLPSREEFPYAIRQVSEALSSNGSTSMGSVCASTLSLLNAGVPLRAPVAGIAMGLVSAEADGQTRYAALTDILGAEDALGDMDFKVAGTSEFVTAIQLDTKLDGIPSSVLSAALQQAKDARMTILSVLNAAIDGPDEMAPTAPRVISVQIPVDKIGELIGPKGKTINAIQDETGAQISIEEDGTVYIGATDGPAAEAARAQVNAIANPTNPEVGEQFLGTVVKLAAFGAFISLLPGKDGLLHISEVRKLAGGKRVENVEDVLGVGQKLLVRITKIDDRGKLSLEPVVEESADQAAPAETAEVSADA; from the coding sequence TTGGAAGGTCCTGAAATCACCGCCGCCGAAGCCGTCCTGGACAACGGACGTTTCGGCACCCGCACCATCCGCTTCGAAACCGGCCGCCTCGCGCAGCAGGCGCAGGGCGCCGTCGCCGCCTACCTCGACGAGGAGACGATGCTGCTGTCGGCCACCAGCGCCGGCAAGCACCCTCGTGAGGGCTTCGACTTCTTCCCGCTGACCGTCGACGTCGAAGAGCGTTCGTACGCCGCAGGCAAGATCCCCGGCTCGTTCTTCCGCCGCGAGGGCCGCCCCTCCACCGAGGCGATCCTGGTCTGCCGTCTCATCGACCGTCCGCTGCGCCCCTCGTTCGTCGAGGGCCTGCGCAACGAGGTGCAGATCGTCGTGACCGTGCTCTCGATCGCCCCGGGCGAGTACTACGACGCGCTCGCGATCAACGCCGCCTCGCTGTCCACCCAGATCTCCGGTCTGCCCTTCTCGGGTCCGATCGCCGGCGTGCGCCTCGCGCTCATGCCCGGTCACGGTGAGCACGCCGACCAGTGGATCGCCTTCCCCAAGGTCGAGCAGATGGAAGAGGCCGTCTTCGACCTCATCGTCGCCGGCCGTGTGCTGCCCGACGGCGACGTCGCGATCATGATGGTCGAGGCCGAGGCCACCGAGAACAGCTGGAACCTGATCAAGGCCGGCGCCATCAAGCCCAGCGAGGAGATCGTCGCGCAGGGCCTGGAGGCTGCGAAGCCCTTCATCAAGGAGCTCGTCGGCGCGCAGAACGTCGTGGCGAACACCGCCGCGAAGGAGATCAAGCAGTTCCCGGTCTTCCTGCCCTACAGCCAGGAGACGTACGACTTCGTCTCGGCTCGCGCACACGACTCGCTCGTCCCGATCTACCAGATCGCCGACAAGCAGGAGCGTCAGAACGCCGACGACGAGCTCAAGGAGCGCGTCAAGGCCGAACTGATCGCCGCGACCGAGGCAGGCGAGCTGCCGGCAGCGGCCCCGCTGGAGTTCTCGGCTGCGTACAAGTCCGTCACGAAGAAGATCGTGCGCGATCGCATCCTCTCCGAGGGTGTGCGCATGGACGGTCGGGGACTTGCCGACATCCGCCCGCTGGACGCCGAGGTGCAGGTCATCCCGCGCGTGCACGGTTCGGCGATCTTCCAGCGCGGCGAGACCCAGATCCTGGGTGTCACCACGCTGAACATGCTCAAGATGGAGCAGCAGATCGACTCGCTGTCGCCCACGACGAGCAAGCGCTACATGCACCACTACAACTTCCCGCCGTACTCGACCGGTGAGACCGGCCGTGTCGGCAGCCCCAAGCGTCGCGAGATCGGGCACGGCTTCCTTGCCGAGCGCGCCCTCGTGCCGGTGCTGCCCAGCCGCGAGGAGTTCCCCTACGCCATCCGTCAGGTCTCCGAGGCGCTGAGCTCCAACGGCTCGACCTCGATGGGCTCGGTGTGTGCGTCCACCCTGTCGCTGCTGAACGCGGGTGTGCCGCTGCGCGCTCCCGTCGCCGGCATCGCGATGGGTCTCGTGTCGGCTGAGGCCGACGGTCAGACCCGCTACGCGGCGCTGACCGACATCCTCGGTGCCGAGGACGCCCTGGGTGACATGGACTTCAAGGTCGCCGGCACGAGCGAGTTCGTCACGGCGATCCAGCTCGACACGAAGCTCGACGGCATCCCGTCGTCGGTGCTGTCGGCTGCGCTGCAGCAGGCCAAGGACGCGCGTATGACGATCCTGAGCGTGCTCAACGCCGCGATCGACGGCCCCGACGAGATGGCTCCGACGGCTCCGCGCGTGATCAGCGTGCAGATCCCCGTCGACAAGATCGGCGAGCTGATCGGCCCCAAGGGCAAGACGATCAACGCGATCCAGGATGAGACCGGCGCGCAGATCTCCATCGAGGAGGACGGCACCGTCTACATCGGCGCGACCGACGGCCCCGCGGCCGAGGCCGCCCGGGCCCAGGTCAACGCGATCGCCAACCCCACCAACCCGGAGGTCGGCGAGCAGTTCCTCGGCACCGTGGTGAAGCTGGCCGCGTTCGGCGCGTTCATCTCGCTGCTGCCCGGCAAGGACGGCCTGCTGCACATCAGCGAGGTGCGCAAGCTCGCCGGTGGCAAGCGCGTCGAGAACGTCGAAGACGTGCTCGGCGTGGGCCAGAAGCTGCTCGTGCGCATCACCAAGATCGACGACCGCGGCAAGCTGTCGCTCGAGCCCGTCGTGGAGGAGAGCGCCGACCAGGCCGCTCCCGCCGAGACGGCTGAGGTGTCCGCCGACGCCTGA
- a CDS encoding aldo/keto reductase — protein sequence MGLFGAGPTETSTRTSAASPQHPSAPIPVVGPPVGTGVRTVLGESGLSVFPFILGGAEFGWHVDLESSHAILDAYLELGGNAVHTADSYAGGRSEHIIGQWIHSRGLRDDLVVAVRVGAHPEHPGLGPVNLVRAVEASLTALRTDRIDVLYLDGGSDRGTALESALATVEWLVEAGKVRAVGAFGFTAPQLVEARILSSAGLPRLTTLDVPYNLLRRADFEGDLRLVAGAQSIAVTPSQALEHGFLAGRHRSRSRVGASVRGAQLAASINRRGTRTLKALDALGAELGVPDAAVALAWVLAQKTVVAPIVNVYSPTHVEELVQGVGVKLGRSQLAELARAAV from the coding sequence ATGGGTTTGTTCGGCGCCGGCCCGACCGAGACTTCGACGCGCACGTCTGCGGCATCCCCGCAGCACCCCTCGGCTCCGATCCCCGTGGTGGGTCCGCCCGTGGGAACGGGTGTCCGCACCGTGCTCGGCGAGTCGGGCCTGTCGGTGTTCCCCTTCATCCTCGGCGGCGCGGAGTTCGGGTGGCACGTCGATCTGGAATCCAGTCACGCCATCCTCGACGCCTACCTCGAGCTCGGCGGCAATGCCGTGCACACCGCCGACTCCTATGCCGGCGGGCGCAGTGAGCACATCATCGGACAGTGGATCCACTCGCGGGGGCTCCGCGACGATCTCGTCGTCGCGGTGCGCGTGGGCGCTCACCCCGAGCACCCGGGGCTGGGCCCTGTCAACCTGGTGCGTGCGGTCGAGGCATCGCTCACCGCACTGCGCACCGACCGTATCGACGTGCTGTACCTCGACGGGGGCTCCGACCGGGGCACCGCGCTCGAATCGGCCCTCGCGACCGTGGAGTGGCTGGTCGAGGCGGGCAAGGTGCGCGCCGTCGGAGCGTTCGGGTTCACCGCGCCGCAGCTGGTCGAGGCCAGAATCCTCTCCTCCGCCGGCCTGCCGCGCCTGACGACCCTCGACGTCCCCTACAACCTGCTGCGCCGGGCCGACTTCGAGGGCGACCTGCGCCTGGTCGCGGGGGCCCAGAGCATCGCGGTCACCCCCTCCCAGGCACTCGAGCACGGGTTCCTCGCGGGGCGGCACCGTTCCCGTTCGCGCGTCGGCGCCTCCGTCCGCGGCGCGCAGCTGGCGGCGAGCATCAATCGGCGCGGCACGCGCACCCTCAAGGCCCTCGACGCGCTCGGCGCCGAGCTGGGGGTGCCTGACGCCGCGGTGGCCTTGGCTTGGGTGCTGGCGCAGAAGACGGTCGTCGCGCCGATCGTCAACGTGTACTCCCCGACCCACGTCGAGGAGCTGGTCCAGGGCGTAGGTGTGAAGCTCGGCCGCAGCCAGCTCGCCGAGCTGGCCCGCGCGGCAGTGTGA
- a CDS encoding histidine phosphatase family protein — translation MTQYLYLVRHGEHLDAEHGIDDGPLSPRGQRQASLLADRLSGVPLTAVWHSPLERAAETARTVADRLPAVSPQPNALLFDCIPTGMTEDTPAMYESFFGSYTEAEIEAGSAQMADAVAEFLQRKPDAHELIITHNFVIAWFVREVLQMPAWRWLTLNQAHCGLTVVAQRAGRPWTLVSHNDLGHLPVELRTGLPELPPV, via the coding sequence GTGACGCAATATCTGTACCTCGTGCGACATGGAGAGCACCTCGATGCCGAGCACGGCATCGACGATGGTCCCCTGTCGCCCCGCGGTCAGCGTCAGGCTTCGCTGCTGGCCGACCGGCTGTCGGGCGTGCCGCTCACCGCGGTGTGGCATTCGCCCCTCGAACGTGCCGCAGAGACCGCCCGGACGGTCGCCGACCGTCTGCCGGCCGTTTCGCCGCAGCCGAACGCGCTGCTGTTCGACTGCATCCCCACCGGCATGACCGAAGACACCCCGGCCATGTACGAGTCGTTCTTCGGGTCGTACACCGAGGCCGAGATCGAAGCGGGATCGGCGCAGATGGCTGATGCGGTCGCGGAGTTCCTGCAACGCAAACCCGATGCCCACGAATTGATCATCACGCACAACTTCGTCATCGCGTGGTTCGTCCGCGAGGTGCTGCAGATGCCGGCGTGGCGCTGGCTGACGCTCAATCAGGCCCACTGCGGGCTGACGGTGGTCGCGCAGCGAGCCGGTCGTCCCTGGACGCTGGTCTCCCACAACGACCTGGGCCACCTGCCGGTCGAGCTGCGCACCGGCCTGCCCGAGCTGCCTCCCGTCTGA
- a CDS encoding ABC transporter ATP-binding protein — protein sequence MTEALLELRDVTRSFPGPPEVQALKGVNLRVGRGDYVSIVGPSGSGKSTMLNMLGLLDRPSVGEYRIDGVVTGTLSENERAAVRARRIGFVFQSFHLMPRRTVLDNVLMPMLYSGVPRRERERRARDTLARVGLQHRTDFLPTTLSGGERQRVAVARAVVSTPSVLLADEPTGNLDAATSDEVMELFDDLRADGLTLVVITHDSAVAARAGRRVRIADGRLSEES from the coding sequence GTGACGGAGGCGCTCCTGGAGCTGCGAGACGTCACCCGTTCGTTCCCCGGCCCGCCGGAGGTGCAGGCCCTGAAAGGGGTCAACCTGCGGGTCGGCCGGGGGGACTACGTCTCGATCGTGGGTCCGAGCGGGTCGGGCAAGTCGACGATGCTCAACATGCTGGGGCTGCTCGACCGGCCGAGCGTCGGCGAGTACCGCATCGACGGGGTGGTCACCGGCACCCTGAGCGAGAACGAGCGTGCCGCCGTGCGCGCGCGGCGCATCGGATTCGTGTTCCAGTCGTTCCACCTCATGCCGCGGCGCACGGTGCTGGACAACGTGCTCATGCCGATGCTTTACAGCGGGGTGCCGCGGCGCGAGCGCGAGCGGCGGGCGCGCGACACGCTGGCCCGCGTGGGGCTGCAGCACCGCACCGACTTCCTCCCCACCACGCTTTCGGGCGGGGAGCGCCAGCGCGTCGCCGTCGCCCGGGCGGTGGTGAGCACGCCGAGCGTGCTGCTGGCCGACGAGCCGACGGGAAACCTGGATGCCGCGACCTCCGACGAGGTGATGGAGCTGTTCGACGACCTGCGCGCCGACGGGCTCACCCTCGTCGTGATCACGCACGACAGCGCCGTCGCCGCGCGCGCAGGAAGACGCGTGC